One segment of Setaria viridis chromosome 4, Setaria_viridis_v4.0, whole genome shotgun sequence DNA contains the following:
- the LOC140222432 gene encoding uncharacterized protein yields MAAAGAAGDGEKSGFRWLDLARYAVAAVVTVVIIAVVVHAIQVVFRPDSLTLSVLGGSVSTNSLPPATDPSLSFSYTLRARNPSGRVRMYYFNINTFLFNSSTPATTPEPMADCLVSFQLPDMSVMQMRFTDSLIQRTVQRNPNDIMPFAFDALHKTGGSIKDVTMLVNGTLVTEIRFGFNTTPRVVKYYCRQLVVGLYDVATMKTDQETSCTTSS; encoded by the coding sequence ATGGCAGCGGCCGGAGCAGCAGGTGACGGCGAGAAATCAGGGTTCCGGTGGCTAGACTTGGCAAGGTACGCGGTGGCCGCCGTGGTGACCGTGGTGAtcatcgccgtcgtcgtccacgcCATCCAGGTGGTGTTCCGCCCCGACTCCCTGACTCTCTCGGTCCTCGGAGGCTCCGTGTCCACGAACTCGTTGCCGCCGGCGACGGACCCTTCCCTGTCCTTCTCCTACACTCTCCGTGCTCGGAACCCCAGCGGCCGCGTCCGCATGTACTACTTCAACATCAACACGTTCCTCTTCAACAGCAGCacgccggcgaccacgccggAGCCGATGGCCGACTGCTTGGTCTCCTTCCAGCTGCCAGACATGTCGGTGATGCAGATGCGGTTCACGGACAGCCTGATACAGCGGACTGTCCAGAGGAATCCTAATGATATCATGCCGTTCGCCTTCGACGCATTGCACAAAACCGGGGGCAGCATCAAGGACGTAACGATGCTAGTGAACGGCACGCTCGTCACCGAGATCAGGTTCGGGTTCAACACCACCCCTCGGGTCGTCAAATACTACTGCAGGCAGCTCGTAGTCGGCTTGTACGACGTCGCCACGATGAAAACTGATCAGGAGACCAGCTGCACAACGTCGTCGTGA